A single Gambusia affinis linkage group LG20, SWU_Gaff_1.0, whole genome shotgun sequence DNA region contains:
- the mta3 gene encoding metastasis-associated protein MTA3 isoform X1: MAANMYRVGDYVFFENSSSNPYLIRRIEELNKTASGNVEAKVVCFYRRRDISHSLIQLADKHAKELEEEKENPTETELTDKQKHQLRHRELFLSRQYESLPATHIRGKCSVALLNETEAVLSYLDKEDTFFYSLVYDPTQKTLLADKGEIRVGPRFQADVPEMLQEGEADDRDQSKLEEKLWNPECPLTDKQIDQFLVVARAVGTFARALDCSSSVRQPSLHMSAAAASRDITLFHAMDTLHRHNYDLSSALSVLVPAGGPVLCRDEMEEWSASEAAMFEEALEKYGKDFNDIRQDFLPWKSLTSIIEYYYMWKTTDRYVQQKRLKAAEAESKLKQVYIPTYNKPNPNQISMTNGKMATVNGAGPGAFHAAGGGRACESCYTMQSAQWYSWGPPNMQCRLCVSCWMYWKKYGGLKMPSRAEAPEERTSPTPATNESRSRSHVPRQSNHMVPMRNSGSPKSSMKTKQAFLLQATRLTKLARHMCRDIIRLRRAARRPFVPINCGAIKAEYMLRVSEGQGTRLPKTRAAQRSTLTSVLQFLESRPMAHAPRSHRTPGLQTPPPRRLLSSLPHGPHGMLGKRSYHHHSRADPERRSENPGSTGGPLIHNGRSSSSGNTRGGVMIRKRRPNWIDAPDDSFFLVTRETRRARRLLSRSQLRHACRQPCEQITLRRVSHGPPQGLVLAPPHPHPSLRMRGPIVIHD; this comes from the exons ATGGCGGCCAACATGTACCGGGTCGGAG ATTATGTCTTCTTTGAAAATTCCTCCAGTAACCCTTACCTGATCCGTCGGATAGAAGAACTCAACAAG ACCGCCAGTGGGAATGTCGAGGCCAAGGTGGTTTGCTTCTACAGAAGGAGAGACATCTCTCACAGCCTCATCCAGCTCGCAGATAAACACGCAA AGGAGTtggaagaagagaaggagaacCCAACAGAGACCGAGCtcacagacaaacagaaacaccagCTTCGTCACAGAGAGCTCTTCCTCTCCCGACAGTATGAGAGTCTACCTGCGACACACATCAG GGGGAAGTGCAGCGTCGCGTTATTGAACGAGACCGAAGCCGTTCTTTCATACCTTGACAAAGAG GACACTTTCTTCTACTCGCTGGTGTACGACCCGACTCAGAAGACCCTGCTGGCCGATAAGGGAGAGATCCGAGTGGGACCGCGCTTTCAGGCAGACGTACCTGAAATGTTGCAGGAGG GAGAGGCAGATGACAGGGACCAGTCCAAACTGGAAGAGAAGCTCTGGAATCCAGAGTGTCCTCTGACTGACAAACAGATAGATCAGTTCCTAGTGGTGGCCCG AGCGGTTGGGACCTTTGCCCGAGCGCTGGACTGCAGCAGTTCAGTTCGACAACCAAGCTTGCACATGAGCGCAGCTGCGGCCTCTCGTGACATCACACTG TTCCACGCGATGGACACGCTGCATCGTCACAACTACGACCTGTCCAGCGCTCTGAGCGTTCTGGTCCCGGCGGGCGGCCCGGTGCTCTGCAGGGATGAGATGGAGGAGTGGAGCGCCTCGGAAGCGGCCATGTTTGAAGAGGCTTTGGAGAAATATGGAAAAGACTTCAACGACATCCGACAAGACTTT CTGCCATGGAAGTCCCTGACCAGCATCATAGAGTACTACTACATGTGGAAGACCACAGACAGATATGTGCAACAG AAGAGACTGAAGGCAGCTGAGGCAGAAAGCAAGCTAAAGCAGGTTTATATCCCCACATA CAACAAACCCAACCCCAACCAGATCTCGATGACCAACGGTAAGATGGCGACTGTGAACGGAGCGGGCCCCGGGGCCTTCCACGCAGCGGGAGGCGGCCGAGCCTGCGAGAGCTGCTACA CCATGCAGTCGGCCCAGTGGTACTCCTGGGGGCCTCCCAACATGCAGTGCCGCCTGTGCGTTTCCTGCTGGATGTACTGGAAGAAGTACGGCGGTCTGAAGATGCCAAGCAGAGCCGAGGCCCCAGAGGAGAGGACCTCCCCCACTCCTGCAACCAAT GAGTCCCGCTCCAGGAGTCACGTTCCCCGCCAGTCCAACCACATGGTACCGATGAGGAACAGCGGCAGCCCCAAGTCCTCCATGAAGACCAAGCAAGCCTTCCTCCTGCAGGCCACCCGCCTCACCAAACTGGCTCGGCACATGTGCCGGGACATCATCAGGCTGCGCCGCGCTGCGCGCCGGCCGTTTGTCCCCATTAACTGTGGGGCCATAAAGGCGGAGT ACATGTTAAGGGTGTCAGAAGGGCAGGGGACCCGGCTACCCAAAACCAGAGCGGCCCAAAGGAGCACTCTGACCAGCGTCCTGCAGTTTCTAG AGTCCCGGCCCATGGCCCACGCCCCTCGCTCCCACCGCACCCCAGGCCTGCAGACGCCTCCGCCTCgccgcctcctctcctctctcccgCACGGACCCCACGGCATGCTGGGAAAACGCAGCTACCACCACCACAGCAGGGCTGACCCAGAGAGGCGTTCAG AGAACCCTGGTTCAACAGGAGGACCTCTCATC CACAAcggccgcagcagcagcagcggaaACACCAGAGGGGGAGTAATGATTCGCAAGAGACGCCCCAACTGGATCGATGCTCCCGATGACAGCTTCTTCCTCGTTACCCGGGAGACCAG GAGGGCGCGACGGCTGCTGTCCCGCTCCCAGCTGAGGCACGCCTGTCGACAGCCCTGCGAGCAAATCACCCTGCGCAGGGTCTCCCACGGACCCCCGCAGGGGCTGGTCCTGGCCCCTCCACACCCACACCCCAGCTTGAGGATGCGGGGCCCCATCGTCATCCACGATTGA
- the mta3 gene encoding metastasis-associated protein MTA3 isoform X2 — protein MAANMYRVGDYVFFENSSSNPYLIRRIEELNKTASGNVEAKVVCFYRRRDISHSLIQLADKHAKELEEEKENPTETELTDKQKHQLRHRELFLSRQYESLPATHIRGKCSVALLNETEAVLSYLDKEDTFFYSLVYDPTQKTLLADKGEIRVGPRFQADVPEMLQEGEADDRDQSKLEEKLWNPECPLTDKQIDQFLVVARAVGTFARALDCSSSVRQPSLHMSAAAASRDITLFHAMDTLHRHNYDLSSALSVLVPAGGPVLCRDEMEEWSASEAAMFEEALEKYGKDFNDIRQDFLPWKSLTSIIEYYYMWKTTDRYVQQKRLKAAEAESKLKQVYIPTYNKPNPNQISMTNGKMATVNGAGPGAFHAAGGGRACESCYTMQSAQWYSWGPPNMQCRLCVSCWMYWKKYGGLKMPSRAEAPEERTSPTPATNESRSRSHVPRQSNHMVPMRNSGSPKSSMKTKQAFLLQATRLTKLARHMCRDIIRLRRAARRPFVPINCGAIKAEYMLRVSEGQGTRLPKTRAAQRSTLTSVLQFLESRPMAHAPRSHRTPGLQTPPPRRLLSSLPHGPHGMLGKRSYHHHSRADPERRSENPGSTGGPLIHNGRSSSSGNTRGGVMIRKRRPNWIDAPDDSFFLVTRETR, from the exons ATGGCGGCCAACATGTACCGGGTCGGAG ATTATGTCTTCTTTGAAAATTCCTCCAGTAACCCTTACCTGATCCGTCGGATAGAAGAACTCAACAAG ACCGCCAGTGGGAATGTCGAGGCCAAGGTGGTTTGCTTCTACAGAAGGAGAGACATCTCTCACAGCCTCATCCAGCTCGCAGATAAACACGCAA AGGAGTtggaagaagagaaggagaacCCAACAGAGACCGAGCtcacagacaaacagaaacaccagCTTCGTCACAGAGAGCTCTTCCTCTCCCGACAGTATGAGAGTCTACCTGCGACACACATCAG GGGGAAGTGCAGCGTCGCGTTATTGAACGAGACCGAAGCCGTTCTTTCATACCTTGACAAAGAG GACACTTTCTTCTACTCGCTGGTGTACGACCCGACTCAGAAGACCCTGCTGGCCGATAAGGGAGAGATCCGAGTGGGACCGCGCTTTCAGGCAGACGTACCTGAAATGTTGCAGGAGG GAGAGGCAGATGACAGGGACCAGTCCAAACTGGAAGAGAAGCTCTGGAATCCAGAGTGTCCTCTGACTGACAAACAGATAGATCAGTTCCTAGTGGTGGCCCG AGCGGTTGGGACCTTTGCCCGAGCGCTGGACTGCAGCAGTTCAGTTCGACAACCAAGCTTGCACATGAGCGCAGCTGCGGCCTCTCGTGACATCACACTG TTCCACGCGATGGACACGCTGCATCGTCACAACTACGACCTGTCCAGCGCTCTGAGCGTTCTGGTCCCGGCGGGCGGCCCGGTGCTCTGCAGGGATGAGATGGAGGAGTGGAGCGCCTCGGAAGCGGCCATGTTTGAAGAGGCTTTGGAGAAATATGGAAAAGACTTCAACGACATCCGACAAGACTTT CTGCCATGGAAGTCCCTGACCAGCATCATAGAGTACTACTACATGTGGAAGACCACAGACAGATATGTGCAACAG AAGAGACTGAAGGCAGCTGAGGCAGAAAGCAAGCTAAAGCAGGTTTATATCCCCACATA CAACAAACCCAACCCCAACCAGATCTCGATGACCAACGGTAAGATGGCGACTGTGAACGGAGCGGGCCCCGGGGCCTTCCACGCAGCGGGAGGCGGCCGAGCCTGCGAGAGCTGCTACA CCATGCAGTCGGCCCAGTGGTACTCCTGGGGGCCTCCCAACATGCAGTGCCGCCTGTGCGTTTCCTGCTGGATGTACTGGAAGAAGTACGGCGGTCTGAAGATGCCAAGCAGAGCCGAGGCCCCAGAGGAGAGGACCTCCCCCACTCCTGCAACCAAT GAGTCCCGCTCCAGGAGTCACGTTCCCCGCCAGTCCAACCACATGGTACCGATGAGGAACAGCGGCAGCCCCAAGTCCTCCATGAAGACCAAGCAAGCCTTCCTCCTGCAGGCCACCCGCCTCACCAAACTGGCTCGGCACATGTGCCGGGACATCATCAGGCTGCGCCGCGCTGCGCGCCGGCCGTTTGTCCCCATTAACTGTGGGGCCATAAAGGCGGAGT ACATGTTAAGGGTGTCAGAAGGGCAGGGGACCCGGCTACCCAAAACCAGAGCGGCCCAAAGGAGCACTCTGACCAGCGTCCTGCAGTTTCTAG AGTCCCGGCCCATGGCCCACGCCCCTCGCTCCCACCGCACCCCAGGCCTGCAGACGCCTCCGCCTCgccgcctcctctcctctctcccgCACGGACCCCACGGCATGCTGGGAAAACGCAGCTACCACCACCACAGCAGGGCTGACCCAGAGAGGCGTTCAG AGAACCCTGGTTCAACAGGAGGACCTCTCATC CACAAcggccgcagcagcagcagcggaaACACCAGAGGGGGAGTAATGATTCGCAAGAGACGCCCCAACTGGATCGATGCTCCCGATGACAGCTTCTTCCTCGTTACCCGGGAGACCAGGTAA